The proteins below come from a single Parcubacteria group bacterium genomic window:
- a CDS encoding phosphoribosylaminoimidazolesuccinocarboxamide synthase yields the protein MTQPMFESYLPGLQLVSRGKVRDMYDLKYAGNLMIATDRISAFDEVLPDPIPDKGVILNQMSSFWLDYLRDIVPNHLITADVNRYPKVCASFKEQLIGRSMLVRKAAPLPVECIVRGCISGSAWEAYLENRVVCGHELPVGLQESEKLSEPIFMPSTKAEAGKHDVNISIKQMQKIVGVKNTDKVADICLGLFEKATRHALHCGIIIADTKFELGWYEGELILIDEVLTPDSSRFWSKATYQIGRSQNSFDKQPLRNYLKSIGWKGDSPAPNLPVEIIQQTRARYLEALERLTGHGLVD from the coding sequence ATGACACAACCAATGTTTGAAAGTTATTTACCGGGACTCCAACTTGTTTCTCGTGGGAAAGTCCGCGATATGTATGATCTTAAGTACGCGGGAAACTTAATGATCGCCACTGATCGCATATCCGCTTTTGACGAAGTATTGCCTGATCCTATACCGGATAAAGGGGTAATCCTCAATCAAATGTCAAGTTTCTGGCTCGATTACTTGCGTGATATCGTACCCAACCATCTAATTACGGCAGATGTCAACAGATACCCCAAGGTCTGTGCTTCCTTCAAAGAGCAACTCATTGGGAGAAGTATGTTGGTTCGTAAAGCCGCTCCGCTTCCGGTGGAATGTATTGTGCGGGGGTGTATTTCTGGTTCAGCCTGGGAAGCCTATCTGGAAAATAGAGTGGTTTGCGGGCATGAATTGCCGGTTGGTCTTCAGGAATCAGAAAAATTGTCCGAGCCTATTTTTATGCCATCGACCAAGGCCGAAGCAGGAAAACATGATGTAAATATTTCAATTAAGCAGATGCAAAAAATTGTCGGAGTAAAAAACACTGACAAAGTTGCTGACATCTGCCTAGGGCTCTTTGAAAAAGCAACAAGGCACGCATTGCATTGCGGAATTATTATCGCTGACACCAAGTTTGAGCTTGGCTGGTACGAAGGCGAGCTCATTCTCATTGATGAAGTGCTGACTCCAGACTCCTCTCGTTTTTGGTCGAAAGCGACCTATCAAATCGGGCGTAGCCAAAACAGCTTTGATAAACAGCCCCTGCGTAACTATTTGAAATCAATCGGTTGGAAGGGGGATTCCCCGGCGCCGAATTTGCCGGTGGAAATCATCCAGCAAACCAGAGCGCGCTATCTGGAAGCGCTCGAGCGATTGACTGGTCACGGCCTTGTGGATTAG
- a CDS encoding ParB/RepB/Spo0J family partition protein, with protein sequence MKQGDIGSILKDIERGYSLKEINEEGTGTFNETEEDEDVRADREARRAAQREERGEKKKIKKFRVKNGMAPVDFAEMQKRSQWRVGCLRSLSENGYYTINSRDELDNLILGTRVRIPLAFLVPLKRQTRIFFDKKEIKELAKSIKLNGDVDSPIKIVIRKESDSMPYGLIIGGERRSLASKEAGISHVSCLVYKIEDDKQIFLRCVTDNANKVALTPIEEALAILRMEEEFKLSDEDIAVAMGKPVASIQRIRRYLDLLPSYIKMLAERELTKGEALVLVDYKKENQSAVYEIIQNLKKERKKEFIHPNALNLLVRLKAEKQGLVKERRSKKSKGKKLESATDLVIKSILRGIEVFNDTLDLAEGLKEADVLNAKIPLHELRGNFEDIKNRLDKIFGIINDWD encoded by the coding sequence ATGAAACAAGGAGATATCGGAAGCATCCTCAAAGACATTGAAAGAGGCTATAGTTTAAAGGAAATCAATGAGGAGGGAACTGGGACTTTCAATGAGACAGAAGAGGATGAGGATGTAAGAGCGGATAGGGAAGCGAGAAGAGCTGCCCAAAGAGAAGAAAGGGGGGAAAAGAAAAAGATCAAAAAATTTCGGGTTAAAAACGGAATGGCGCCGGTTGATTTTGCTGAAATGCAAAAAAGATCCCAGTGGAGAGTCGGTTGCCTGAGATCTTTGAGCGAGAATGGTTATTACACTATCAACTCACGCGACGAATTGGACAATCTGATTTTAGGGACCAGAGTTAGAATTCCGCTTGCTTTTCTGGTTCCCCTTAAGCGGCAAACACGAATCTTTTTTGATAAAAAAGAAATCAAAGAGCTTGCAAAATCCATCAAGCTCAACGGCGACGTGGATTCTCCGATAAAAATTGTCATTCGGAAAGAATCCGACAGTATGCCATACGGATTGATTATTGGAGGAGAGCGAAGATCACTCGCATCAAAAGAAGCGGGAATCAGTCATGTCAGTTGCCTGGTCTATAAGATTGAGGATGACAAACAGATATTTTTACGTTGCGTGACTGATAATGCCAACAAAGTCGCACTTACACCGATCGAGGAGGCTCTGGCGATACTGCGCATGGAAGAAGAGTTTAAACTGTCAGATGAGGATATCGCCGTTGCGATGGGAAAGCCGGTTGCAAGCATCCAGAGAATCCGGCGTTACTTGGATCTGCTCCCGAGTTACATAAAAATGCTTGCAGAGCGTGAATTGACCAAGGGAGAGGCGTTGGTACTGGTTGATTACAAGAAAGAAAACCAGTCCGCAGTCTATGAAATAATCCAAAATCTGAAAAAGGAAAGGAAGAAAGAGTTTATTCATCCCAATGCTCTCAATCTGCTTGTTAGGCTAAAGGCGGAAAAACAGGGCTTGGTTAAGGAGCGCCGAAGCAAGAAGAGCAAGGGGAAAAAATTGGAGTCAGCGACTGACCTGGTTATAAAAAGTATCTTGCGCGGAATTGAAGTTTTCAACGACACGCTAGATCTGGCAGAGGGGCTAAAGGAAGCTGATGTGTTGAATGCAAAGATTCCCCTTCATGAGTTGCGCGGGAATTTTGAAGACATCAAAAACAGGCTCGATAAAATTTTCGGAATAATCAATGATTGGGATTAA